A single window of Anaerocolumna chitinilytica DNA harbors:
- the greA gene encoding transcription elongation factor GreA, with product MADKKNILTYEGLRILEEELQDLKVNRRKDVAQKIKEAREQGDLSENAEYDAAKDEQREIEARIEEIDKILKNAEVVVEDEVEVDVINIGCRVRILDIEFEEEMEYKIVGSTEANSLKGKISNESPVGKALIGARVGDIVNVETHSGVLQYKILEIQKSN from the coding sequence ATGGCAGATAAGAAAAACATTTTGACCTATGAGGGACTGAGAATTCTGGAAGAAGAATTACAGGATTTGAAAGTCAATAGACGTAAGGATGTAGCACAGAAGATAAAGGAAGCCAGAGAGCAAGGAGATTTATCTGAAAATGCAGAATACGATGCAGCCAAAGATGAACAAAGAGAAATCGAGGCTAGAATCGAAGAAATAGATAAAATCCTAAAAAATGCAGAAGTAGTTGTAGAAGATGAAGTTGAAGTTGACGTCATTAACATCGGCTGCAGAGTAAGAATACTTGACATTGAATTCGAAGAAGAGATGGAATATAAAATCGTAGGATCTACGGAAGCAAATAGTCTTAAAGGAAAGATCTCCAATGAATCACCGGTCGGAAAAGCATTGATTGGTGCAAGAGTTGGGGATATTGTTAATGTTGAGACTCATTCCGGTGTATTACAGTACAAAATACTGGAAATACAAAAGTCCAATTGA
- a CDS encoding AAA family ATPase, producing the protein MPIRLWPSDYEKKEHISKEEKALLRNAAKNFNEGHIVVGIDPVGMSSDSARMGMYISPKEGLVTFTILNGSIETKNVDAYAAGVSIVETRIYQRLLDSKSLIVKNSNYKILKFPYKHIFMFYDQELSSIKLTEEQIDIIGTKVTGKFFTPLTSYGKVKYISDLNIFKGIEKDFDCSFNELTDMEERAIFERLAPEYTVVMNEIEKVTIKETKAQISEDDLKITGKEMEYKTFFLDEFQVALVNDMGKGHRVLLANPGSGKSVLLLSKAFKYASLYKDANVLLTCFNDNLSDSYIFKRSCADFGFNNNLHIMTFHKLVKKIYEECLHSRCESHIATEEEIRYCIECIRQGVIKLSFKAIFIDEVQIFDPLYLELCYLLLNKSEDGVFLMAGDLNQTVRSQSRRGDAPWKKINTVSLDFTGRVRYIKKNYRNSKRIGEYLNRMLCHMNKRMDMLDMIVLKEYDYDTFTVGDKQTLALKIETGVDRFVITNKVVEAIVEITQKHKISYSDIAILFPYRQYKLLKYYFLYWVQQALDDKGIPYSMIINDGIVTKKKYSDTNGVVLSTIDSSLGLDFKAVIVAGLYPYNYVFDDKLTKKKISSWNTISKLSPDQQEKVQIHMRKVYTACSRARDILYVISDLETETPLEEILKV; encoded by the coding sequence ATGCCTATCAGATTATGGCCTTCCGATTATGAAAAAAAAGAACATATTTCAAAAGAAGAGAAAGCTTTGTTACGTAACGCAGCTAAAAATTTTAATGAAGGACATATAGTAGTCGGAATAGATCCAGTAGGTATGAGTAGTGACTCTGCACGGATGGGAATGTATATTTCACCTAAAGAAGGATTAGTGACATTTACTATTCTCAATGGTTCTATTGAAACAAAAAACGTTGATGCTTATGCCGCTGGGGTAAGTATAGTTGAGACTCGCATATATCAAAGACTATTAGATTCTAAGTCTTTGATTGTAAAAAATAGTAACTATAAAATTTTAAAATTCCCTTATAAGCATATATTCATGTTCTATGACCAAGAATTGAGTTCAATTAAGCTTACAGAAGAGCAAATTGATATAATAGGAACAAAAGTAACGGGAAAATTTTTTACCCCACTAACATCATACGGAAAAGTGAAATACATTTCAGACCTTAACATATTTAAAGGTATAGAAAAGGATTTCGACTGCAGTTTTAATGAGCTTACAGATATGGAAGAACGGGCAATATTTGAAAGACTTGCTCCTGAATATACTGTGGTTATGAACGAAATAGAGAAGGTGACAATTAAAGAGACTAAGGCTCAAATATCTGAGGATGATTTAAAAATCACCGGAAAAGAAATGGAATATAAGACTTTCTTTTTAGATGAATTTCAAGTTGCTCTTGTCAACGATATGGGAAAAGGACATAGAGTATTACTTGCAAATCCAGGTTCGGGAAAGAGTGTTTTACTTCTCTCAAAGGCATTTAAGTATGCCAGTTTATATAAAGACGCTAATGTTTTACTGACATGCTTCAATGATAATCTATCTGATTCTTATATTTTCAAAAGAAGTTGTGCGGATTTTGGATTTAACAATAACTTGCATATAATGACATTCCATAAGCTGGTAAAAAAGATATATGAAGAATGTTTACATTCTCGCTGTGAATCTCATATAGCAACGGAGGAAGAAATAAGATATTGCATCGAGTGTATAAGGCAAGGAGTTATAAAACTAAGTTTTAAAGCGATTTTTATAGACGAAGTTCAGATCTTTGATCCTCTTTATTTAGAATTGTGTTATTTACTTTTAAATAAGTCTGAAGATGGTGTATTCTTAATGGCAGGTGATTTGAACCAGACAGTTCGATCACAGAGTAGACGTGGAGACGCCCCATGGAAAAAAATAAATACAGTTAGTTTGGACTTTACAGGAAGAGTTAGATACATAAAGAAAAACTATAGAAATAGTAAACGAATTGGTGAATACCTTAATAGAATGTTGTGCCATATGAATAAGCGTATGGATATGTTGGATATGATTGTTCTCAAAGAATATGATTATGATACTTTTACGGTGGGAGACAAACAGACTCTCGCGCTAAAAATTGAAACAGGAGTAGATAGATTTGTAATAACAAATAAAGTTGTTGAAGCTATAGTAGAAATAACGCAAAAACATAAAATTAGCTATTCAGATATAGCAATTCTATTCCCTTATAGACAATACAAATTGTTAAAATACTATTTTTTATATTGGGTACAACAAGCACTTGATGATAAAGGAATACCCTATTCCATGATAATCAACGATGGTATAGTTACAAAAAAGAAATATAGTGATACAAACGGTGTTGTATTATCCACAATAGATTCATCGTTGGGGTTGGATTTTAAGGCGGTTATTGTGGCAGGGCTTTATCCATATAATTATGTTTTCGATGACAAACTAACTAAAAAGAAAATTAGCTCCTGGAATACTATTAGCAAATTAAGCCCAGATCAGCAAGAAAAAGTTCAAATACACATGCGAAAGGTATATACGGCATGCTCAAGGGCAAGAGATATTTTGTATGTTATTAGTGATTTAGAAACAGAGACTCCATTAGAAGAAATATTAAAAGTATAG